The stretch of DNA TCGGCATATCGTGGACGGTGAAATGCTTTCCGGTGAAATCGATTACCTCGTTAGAGAACGCCTGCTGGAGGATCTCCAACGTCTCACCCAGCTTTTCGGAACGCTCACGAAAGGTGCCCCAGTCCAGCCCGACGCGCTGATGTTCGTCTTCGATCGAACCGCTGCCAATGCCGAGTTGCAGCCGACCCGCCGATATCTGATCGAGCGTCGTGGCCATCTTCGCCAAGACCGCAGGATGTCGGAATTGGTTGCACAACACCATATGTCCGACCTGGATGCGCTTGGTACGGCTGAGCAGTGCAGTGGCCAACGTCCACGCTTCCATCGACGGGTAGTCGGGTGCGCCTGGGCCATACAAGTGGTCGTAGAGCCACAACGAGTCGATGCCGAGGTCGTCGCACCGCTGTGCGCGGTGCAGGATCTGCTCATAGGTGAAGCCCGTCTGGGGCAGGTAGACGCCGATCTCGGGCTTGCTCATGGCCGCAGTTCCAATCTTCCGTGGGTGATGGTGGGCGTGCCGTTGGCAAGCGCTTCGAAAGCAATTGAATTGTCTTTGATACCAAAGGCGTTCACCGTCAGGTGGGAGTCCAGCGGTGTCGGCGAGGCGAATCGGACTGCTACCCGCCGAACGCTCGCGGGGTCGTCGACGCCGAGCAGGTCGAGCAGTAGGTGGGTGGTGATCCCCATCGTGCACAGCCCGTGGGTGAACACAAAGTCGAAACCCGCGGCCCGCGCCACGTCGATGTCGAAGTGATGCGCCGCCCAGTCGCCGGAGACCTCGGCATAGCGATGTGCTACGTCCTCGTCGATGTGCTGGCGCGCAGTTCCGAGGGACCGGGCGCGCGCATCACCGGGGAATCGGTGATCGGCCGGCATCGTCCCGAGGTCTGCGACGCCGTGCAGGCCGAGCAGCACCATGGTCCACCACTGCTCGACCGCGACCGCGTCGTCGGCGCCGACCTGTTCGAACTGCACGACAATCTGGGTGCCCGCCCGCGACGTCCGCACCGCCGAGAGCCACGACGACGTATCGAGTCGCTCGCCGGGCACAAGTGGCCGATGAATCACGATGTCGTGCTCACCGTGCACGCCACCGCGGATGCGCTGCCATACCGCCTCGGGCACGTCGGCGCGAGCGGCCTCCTGCGGTTCGAAGATCAGGATCGCCGGAAAAACGGCAGGCACGGCGCGACCATCGAGCACCGCCGCGGTCCGATCTCCGGTGGCTGCTGCGTAGGCCGCGATGGCCTCGGGCGCGAGGGCACCAGGAAAAGGGCCGTGCCGGGCGGGCGCCAACACCAACTCGCTCATGGCCCGTGACCTCTTCTAACGCTGGAACCCTGTACTTTCCGTCGTTCGCATGGTAACGACATTCTCAGAAATCGAGAAGATTGTTCTGAAGCGGAGTGCCTACATGCGGTTCACGTTCACCCACCCGATGCACAGCCATCCGTACAACCCGGAGTTGGTGACTGGCTCGGGCATCGCAACGGTCGCGGCGGCAGCCGAGGCGGCGGGGTTCGACGGGTTCGGTTTCACCGACCATCCGGCGCCGACCCAGCGGTGGCTGGAGTCGGGCGGACACGATGCGCTGGACCCCTTCGTAGCGATGGGATACGCCGCGGCGCGGACGACGACGCTGCGCCTGATCCCCAACATCGTGGTGTTGCCGTACCGGAATCCGTTCGTGGTGGCCAAGGCCAGCGCGACGCTGGATTTGTTGTCCGAGGGCAGGTTCATCCTCGGCGTCGGCGTGGGCTACTTGAAACGCGAATTCACCGCGGTGGGCGTTAACTTCGACGAACGGGGTCAGTTGTTCGACGAGGCGCTGGAAGTGATCCGCGGAATCTGGACAACCGATGACTTCTCCTATGAGGGAACGCATTTCACCGCAAGCGGCATCACCGCCCATCCGCGGCCGGTGAGCCAACCGCATCCGCCGATCTGGATCGGCGGCAACACCGCTGCCGCGCGTCGGCGGGTGACCACCCACGGCGACGGCTGGTGCCCGTTCCCTGCGCCCGCAATGCTCGCCCAAACCGCGCGCACAGCCGAGATGAGCTCCGAAACTCTGGGTGGCGGTATCGATGACCTGCGCCGCCGACTGGAGGCCGCGGGGCGGGATCCGTCCGACATCGACATCAGCTTCACCAATTCCGAGGGCGGCAGCCCGGGCGCCGAGGACTTCAACGCCGACGCCTACCTGAGCGGGTTGGAAAAGCTTGCGGCGCTTGGCGTTACCTGGCTGCAGGTCGGACTGCCGGGTGACAGCCTCGCGCACGTGTTGGAGACGATCGAGCGCTTCGGCAAGTCAGTGATTGAAGCCGCTTAGCGAAAGCTTGCAGGGTCAGGGGCGTCCCACGCGACCGAAGAGGATCCCCAATGGGTCAGCTCGCTTGCGCCCTCGTTGGCGTACAGGTGAGGCGGCGGCGTGGCGAACGTCGCATACGGCCGGCAGCGAATCACGAGCCTGTCCTCGCGTTCGGCCATTCCATTGGAAGGTTTACAGGTTCGGTAAGGGCGCGGCGCCGGGTGCCCCGGCGGCCAGCGCGATAACCGCGACGGAAGCTGCCGCGGTCAGAACGGCAGGAAGCACAGCCGCGACGTTGTCCTTGGCTTTGACGTGGTAACCCACAGCGCCGCACATGAGAACGCATACCGCGGCGGCGGTCACAAAGGACAATGCTGGGAAGGTGATTCCAAGCAGAAAACCGACAGCGGCAGAGACTTCTGCCAAGCCGATCATCCGGTGCAGCGCAACACTAATGCCCAGGTGCTCGGCGCTGGCGCGAACAACGCTGAGGTGGAAAACCTTTGGTGCTCCGGTGACGGCCATCTCCAACGCCAGCAGGACGGATAGAACGATGAACGCGATATGCACGAGACCCCAATGGTCGGTAATCGGCTGATCGCTATGCGGCGATCAACTTGAGGGGAAGGTGTTCATGGCGGTGGATGATGTTGTTGATCGCCCATGTCGGTGTGCCACTGACTTCGATCCGGTCGACCCGGTCGATCAGTGCACGCAGGACGGCGGTCGTTTCCAAGCGCGCCAAACCCTGACCTGCGCAGGCATGAGCCCCTTGGCCGAAGCCGATCTGCCGACCGGCGTCGCGGCGGATATCGAACACATCGGGCTCGTCCCACTCGCGTTCATCGCGATTAGCCGAGGCGTACATCACCAGGACCCGGGCGCCGGGCGGGATTGTGACACCGCCGATTTCGGTCTGCTGGGCCACGCAACGCGCGAATGCCCGCAACGGTGGTTCGTACCGGACGACTTCATTGATGGCGTTCGGCATGAGTTCCGGTTCGTCTTTGAGTAGCTGCCACTGCTCAGGGTGCCTGGCGAACAAGTACAGCGCATTGCTGATGGCGCTCATGGTGGTGTCAATCGACGGGGCGAGATAGTCGACCATCAGCGGGGAACATTCGCGGTGCGTCAGCTTGCCTTCGTCGGCGGCGATCAGCAGTTCGTCCGCCATGCTGCCCGCGATTACGTTGCGCTCGCGCACCACGCGGCGGGCGAAGCTCAGCATGCGTAGCGCGCCAGGCATGGCTTTGATCGCTTGCCAATTCAGCGGGCCAAGGACATCGAAGGTGGCTCCGCCCCATTCAATGAGGTGGTCGCGTTGGTCGCGAGGCCAGCCGATGAGATCCGGGACGATGGCCAGCGGTAAGGCGGCCGCGAGGTCGTTGACGCCGTCGATCTCACTTTTGTTCAGTGCGGCGTCGACCACAGCGGCGGCCGTCGCGTCGACGCTGTCGCTGATCGCCCGCAGTGCGCGCGGCAGCATCCGATGCGCGAGGCGCTTGCGTCGCTGCTCGTGTTCGGTCCCATCGCTATTGAGGGTCGTTCCCCGCGCCAGGCGGTTGGTGACCGGGTTGAGCCCGACCCCGCTGCCCGACAGAAATGTCTTGTCATCACGAAGCACGGTCTTGCACTCCGTGTAGCGAGGCAGCGCGTACACCTTCTGTTTCGCCAACCACACCACCGGACCGAGGTCGCGCATCCGTTGATAGTGGGGGTAGGGATCGATGATCGCGTCGACCGAATAGATGTCTGCTGTGTAGACCGGGATGCCTGCCGGTTTGCGACGCATTTGGTCTCCTCTCAGGGTTTCTGGGCGCCGGTGGTCTGAACGGCCGTCGAATACTTGGGAATTTCGGTGCACAACTTTCGAAGGTTTCGCCCAGCACACATCACTGCCCGGTCAGGCCGGAGGACCGCGGCGGTTGCGTGTCCGCTTCGGAGCCAACGCGCCAACTCGCTGCCGGGTTCGGCGACGTGGACGACGGCGCCGTGCTCTTCGAGCAGCGTGCTCTCGAATGCCAGTGGCCGAGTGGTCGTGACGAGGACGAATGCGTTCCCGAACAACGCGTCGAGACGCCGCCCGTCGGCGAGAATCGGGTTGGGACAAAGCGTCCCGGCCAATTGCCGCGGCCGGCGCGCCTTGTGGACCAGGGCGGATCGGTGCAGCACCGGCGTCGTGCCGTTGACGATCTTTTTGCGCAGACCGGGGATCAGATGCAGGCGAGGGGCGATGATGCGCCTCAGGGCGTTTCCGAATTGGCCGCCAGCGGTCATTGCCCAGCCGATTCCAAGCGCCAGCCCGATCATCGTGCGTGCGTGTGGCTTTCGCTCTACCTCGTAGGTGGCCAGCACGTCCGCGGGTAGGTCTCCCGTGAGCACGCCCGCCAGCTTCCACGCGAGATTGATCGCATCGCGAAGTCCCGCGCCCATTCCTTGCCCGATGAACGGCGGCGTCAGATGGGCGGCGTCGCCGAGCAGGAAGACATTTCGATCGCGCCAGCGGTCCGCGATCTGCGCGCGGAAGGTGTACTCCGTGACCCGCATCAACTCGAGGTCATCGCTTGGAATGTCGTTGACCCACGGCGCAATCAGGCAGCGCAGCGCGTCGAGGGTGGCGAAGTCGTCGGCGGTTTCGCCGGGCAGCAAACGAAACTCAAAGCGATACCGCGTCGGCCCGATCCGCATGTAGGTGGCAGCACGAACCGGATTGCACACTTGATGGACGCCGTCCCATTGATCGAGCTCAGCGTCGGTCACCACGTCAGCGACCAACCAGCGCTGCTCGAAACGCAGGTCTTCCATCACCGCGCCGATTGAGCGGCGGACGATGCTGTTGGCGCCGTCACAGCCGAGCACATAAGCGGCGTCGACGGCGTGTTCGTCGCCGGTGACGCGGTCGGTGTACGTCAGCCGAACCCTGCCGGGGTCAAGCTGGGTGACGTCAGTGACTTCCACGTTGCCGCGAAGCTCAACGGCGGTGCGCCTTTTCAGGTTCGCCCTCAACACGGACTCGAGCTCGGGTTGGTCGAACATGTTGGCCTGCGGAAAGCCGTGGGCGCTCTCGGCCGGGTCGCGGTGAAACTGCGCCAACAACCGCAGATCATGGTCGAGCAGCCGCAGACCCAGCGCGGGCCGCGAAATCGCGGCGAACTCGTCAGCTACACCCAGGCGAGCCACCACCCGATAAATCTCGTCGTCGAGGTGGACCGCTCGGGGCTGCGGGTACACCGATTCCCACCGGTCGAGGATCAGGCACGAGATGCCGTAATCGGCAAGCAAAGTCGCGGCTGTGATGCCGGTAGGGCCGGCGCCGACGATGACTACCGGGAGGGATTCGAGCGTCATTGCCGCTCCCTGATGTGCCAGGCCAGGGCATAGCGGCCGAGCGTGGCGGCGATCGCGTCGGTGGCGGCGCCCGGATCAACAGTGACCGTCACGACGATCGACCCGTCATCAACTGCCGCGTCGACGGCGTGCACACCGCTGGTTTCGGCAAGTGCTTCGGAAATCGCCGTGTGGGCAGCGTCGGCCCGCAGTCCGAGCTTGTACGGCTTACCGACCGCGGTGACCGGAAGTGCGTCGACGATCGTCACCGACTTCGGCGCGGCGGCGCGTTCGGCGACCTGCTTGCTCGCCCATGTTTGCAATTCGTCCTCGGTGGCAGAACCACCCGTCGCCACGGTCACGTACGCGACGGGCACCTCGCCTGCGTGCACATCGGGTCTGCCGACCGCGGCGGCGCCGGTGACATCGGGATGGGCCAGCAGTGCATCTTCGATCATGGCGGGGTCAATGTTGTGGCCGCCTCTGATGATGAGGTCTTTGGCCCGACCCGTGAGGTGGACGAAGCCCTCGGCGTCAACCCATGCAAGATCCCCGGTGTCCAGCCAGCCGTCGTTGAGTTTCCCGAGACCGTCGAGCACATACGAGTCGTCGCTGCGAGCAGTGACATAGCCGGGGAAGACGGTAGGCCCGCTGATCGCGAGGTTCCCGACCTCGCAGTGGGGGAGATCGTGCCAGCGGCCGGCGTCGTCGATTCGCACGGTCTTGACGTGTTGATAGGGGAGACGCTGGCCGACCGAGCCCGGCCGCGGATGGTCGGGGAAGCTGCGCGCGCTGGCGCAGGTGGCCTCCGTGAGCCCGTATCCCTCGAGAAGGGGAACGCCGGTGTGCGACTCGAAGTCCTTGCGCACAGCGGCGGGTAGCGCTGACGCTCCGACCAACGCGTACCGCAGGCTCTTGATGTCGGCGTCGACCGGACACTGCGCCAAGACGGCGTACACGGTCGGCACCGCGCTCATTGCGGCAATCCTGTACTGCTGCACGATGTTCCAGAAGTTCGTGTACAACGCCGGATCGCGGTATCCCAGTGGGCCGGCCCACACCCCCTGCTGCCCGCGCAGCAGCGGTGCCAACAACGTCACGACCAGAGCGTTGACGTGAAACAGTGGCAGGCCGGCGAACAGTACCGCGTCCTCGTCGAGCAGCGTGTTGGCCGCGATCATCCAGGCGTCGGCTATCTCGTTGGCGTGGGTGTGCGCGGCCAGCTTCGGTGCGCCAGTCGTGCCGCCGGTGGGAAACAGCGCGGCCAGATCCCTCGACACGGGCGGTTCACCCAAAAAAGCTGACCCTGTGTATCTTTCGGCCCCCCGGATTCCGCCGGTTGGGTGAAGAGCCAGAACGGTGTCGACGGCCCCGGCATCGGCGAGCTGCTGGGCGGTGTCCCAGCTGGCGGCATCCAGTTCCGGCGCCGCGGCGATCAGCACCTTGGCTCCAGCCCGGGTGACGAGTTCGCAGATGTGCTCGCCCGACAGCGCGCCGTTTATTGGTGCGGCGATGCCGGCAAGCTGGGCAGCCAAGGTCGCGGTGATCAGCTTCCCACAGTTGGGGGAGATGATCGCGACGGCGTCGTGACGCTGGACGCCCAAGTCGCGCAGTAGATTGGCCGTCTTGTGCACGTCGGTCAGCAGTTCGCCGAACGTGCGATGCGTAGGTTCAGTCCAGCGGGTCGCATTGGGAAGGACGGTCACCGCGATTCGCTCCGGCCACAGCGCTGCCGCTCGTGCCAGCAGCGCGTAGGTGGACTCGGGTAAGCCCCTGTGCGCCAACGGAATCGACTCGATCTCTTCCAGATCGGCTGGCGAGGCGTAGCGCGGCCAGAGCAGATCGGTCACGCGTATTTCACCGTGGTCCGCTGGGTACCGAGATCGATCGCGCCGTCGTCGGTGGCCACTGACACTTCCACGACGTCGCCGTGCCGCAGGTACTTCTCGTTCTTGGCTTGTTGGGCGAAGAATGCTTTCCATTTGACTTCTGGCGGTAGCAGATTGGAGATCATCTGGATCGCCTTCGGCGGGGCGCTGAGCGCGGTACCGACCGGGGTGCCCGTCATGATGAGGTCGCCCGAATTCAGGTTTTGGAACCGCGTCAGCGACTGCAGCGCCTGCAGGGGCGGGTAGATCATGTCGCCGTCGACGACCATGTTCTGCCGCACCTCGCCGCTGACTCGAAGCTGCAGGCGCAGGTCGCCGAACCGCTTGAGCTCATCGGCATCCAGCAGCACCAAGCCTGGCCCGACGGGTGTGAACGTCGGATACGACTTCGCTTCGTAGAACTGGGTTTGCGGCAACTGAATGTCGCGGGCTGACACGTCATTCGTCACGACCAGGCCCGCGACGTAGTCGGACAGGTTCGCTTCCGTGACCTCGGTGCCCACCGGGATGTCCCGACCGATCACCAGCCCGATCTCTACCTCGTAGTCCATGAACTTGACGTGCGCCGGCTTGACGATGTCGTCGAACGGTCCGCTGATAGACGCCGACGCCTTGCGAAAGAAGGTGAGCGGAATCGTCTTCGGATCCATGCCCGCGTCCGTGACGTGTGAAATGAAGTTCGTCATCTGGGCGACGACACGGCATGGAGCCGTCACGGGGGAGACGAGGTCGAGGCTGTCCACGGGCACTGTGGTGCCATGGTGGGCCGCGGTGTCGATGGCCGCCCGATCGGCCAGCAACTCACCGGTCGTGGTTGCGGAAGAATCGACTTTGGCTGCACCACTGGGTGTTTGAACCCACCAGGCGTCGGCGGTGCGCAGAACGGAAGTGGTCATGAGCTCGCTACTTTCAGAAGGCCGATCAGGCGGTTGATATTGAATTCGTTGTCCTCGCGCAGCGCGGCGATCATCGACCGGGCCTCATGAGGAAGGGCTTTGGGATTGGTGCCGAGAAAGTCCTTGCTCGCGGGCGGCCCCCACTGGGCTAAACCCGACGCGGTGAACGGCGCCCAGCCCGGCGCCAAGGACGAGTCGAATATGTCGCCGTCGGCGAAGTGCTCGACCATGAAGCCGTCCGGGTCGCGCCAGTAGTCGAACAACTGGCTGCCCTGGATGTGACGGCCGATGCCCCAGGACCGGAAATAGCCACGCTCCCTGAGGTATTCGCCACCGGCAGCCAGTGCGTCGAGATCGCACACCTGATAGGCCGAATGCACATACCGGTTCTGTGGGCCGAGTGCAAGCGCCAGCGTGTGGTGATCGGCCGGTGTGGTGCCGCGGTCGCAGCGGATGAAGCTCATCGTCGGTCCGCGGTCACGCTGGCCGGGGTAGTAAAGGAAGTCGCTGACGATCATGCCGAGGTTGTCGAGATACCAGTTCAGCGTCGCGAGGTACTTGGTGGTTTGCAGGACGAGGTGCCCGAGTCGCTGCACTTTGGTGGGTTCACGGGGCGGGCGCTGTGTCGCGTTCACCCTTCGAAGCTCGTGTCCGAAGTTGAACGTGTGCGGTGTCTGTGACGGCAGCGAGTCCAGTGGATGCATGCCTGCGACAACGTGCACGGGAACGCCACTCGGATCGGTCAGGTCGACGGTCAGCCCGCCGATCGATTCGGGCAGGGGCTTGGCAACGGCGCCCGTCGCGTCGGCGAGCCGGACCAGGTCGGTCTCGTCCTGGGCTCGGTACGCAGCGCCGAGGAATCGGGTGGCCGAGCCGCCGCGAATGATCACACATGGCGAGCCGGCGTCGGTGCCCCGGAGGAGCAGCTCGTTCCGGGTTCGCAGCGCGGTCGCGAAACCGAAAGCTTGGGCGAACACCTCGGCCCGAACGAGGTCGGGCTTCTCGAACTCCAGCCACGCGATGTCGGCGACCTTGATCACCGGATTGGCGGACCGCCCGATGTGCTCGCCCTTGCGAGCGCCCTGCTCGCTGTGCAGCTCGTTGTGCGCGCCTACCAGGCTATTCATGCTGGCTCCTTTACTGACTGACGAAATCGTCACATACGACGCAACGCTCAGTCAAGGGTTCTGACGAAATCCTCAAACTGACAGAAGCTGCTATCCTGCGTGTGTGAGCGAATCGCAAGATGAGCCGGTCAACCGACTGGAACGGCGCAAACAGCGCACCCGCGCGGCGCTGATCCAGGCGGCGCAGGCCCTGATCGCTGCGGGCAGGCTGAACGTGCCGGTACTCGAGATCACGCAGGTCGCTGATGTGGGGATGGGCTCGTTCTACAACCACTTCGACAGCAAGGAAGCACTGTTCGAAGCGGCGGTTGCCGACGTCCTCGACACTCACGGTGCCCTGCTCGATCAGCTCACGGCCACGATCGACGACCCGGCCGAAACGTTCGCGTCCAGCTTCCGGTTGACCGGCCGGCTATTTCGACGTCGCCCACAGGAGAGCCGAATCCTGCTTGCCAGCGGACTCAACCTGATGTCGTCGGAACGCGGCCTTGGCCCGCGTGCGTTACGCGACATCACCGAGGCCACAGTTGCCGGTCGGTTCACGGTCGACGATCCGAAACTGGCATTGGCCGTCGCGGGCGGTGCCCTGCTTGGGCTCGGCAAGCTGCTGCAGGACGAGCCGGAGCGTGACGACGCGGCAGCCGCCGATCGCGTGACGGAAGATGTGTTGCGGCTGTTCGGACTTCCCGCGGACGACGCGCACGACGTTTGCACTCGTCCGCTTCCAGGTATCGACGAAGTGGCGCTGCCCGACTCGGCTTAGGGAGATGTGAGGTCCAGCGCGATGTCGACCGGTTACCACGCCGAGATAGACGAAATGACGGATTCCACTCGCACTTTCGCGCCGATGTGTCCGTTTGGGCGTTCTTAGATACTCAGAAGGCGGCCTCAGGCAGGCTCATGACGTCGTCGTCGAGGTTCTCGATGATCTCGCGCACCGCCGCGAGATTCGGCAGCATGTTGGCGGCGAAGAACGTCGCGGTGGCGATCTTGCCACGATAGAACGCCTCGTCGCCCTTCGACGCGGCGAGCGCGGCCTGAGCGACGTTGGCCTGCACCAGAAGTCGCCATCCGATCACCAGATCACCGACTGCGAGCAGGTACCGCACCGACGCGAGGCCCACTTTGTAGATCTCCGTGGGCTGTTCGGCCGAGGCCATCAGGTAGCCAGTCAACGTTGCCGTCATCGCCTGGACGTGTTCCAGCGCGGTGCGTAGTTGGGCGGCCTGGGTCTTCAGCCCCGCATCGGAACCGTCGATCGTCTGGCTGATCTGCGCCGCGACGTGTGCCAGCGCCTCACCGCGGTCGCGAGCGATCTTGCGGAAGAACAGGTCCAGCGCCTGGATGGCGGTGGTGCCTTCGTACAGCGAATCGATCTTGGCGTCGCGGATGTACTGCTCGATCGGGTAATCCTGAAGGAAGCCCGAACCGCCGAACGTCTGCAGCGACTCGGTGAGCAATTCGTAGGCCCGTTCGGAACCCACGCCCTTGACGATCGGAAGCAAAAGGTCGTCCACACGGTGCGCCATCTCGGCATTTGCACCCGAAACCCATTGAGCCACATCGTCGTTCTGGTGTGCAGCGGCGTACATGTACAGCGCGCGCAGCCCCTCGGCATATGCCTTCTGCGTCATCAGGCTGCGACGCACATCCGGGTGGTGGATGATCGTCACGCGCGGCGCCGACTTGTCCGTCATCTGGGTCAGATCGGCGCCCTGGATTCGCTCCTTCGCGAACGCCAGCGCGTTGAGATATCCGGTCGACAGTGTGCCCGCCGCCTTGACACCGATCGTCATCCGCGCGTTCTCGATGACGGTGAACATCTGCGCGATGCCATTGTGGACGTCGCCCACCAGATATCCGACCGCGGGGATGCCGTGGCCGCCGAACGTCAATTCGCATGTGGGGGAGGACTTCAGCCCCATCTTGTGTTCCAGCCCGGTGGCGAAGACGCCGTTGCGGGGGCCGAGTTCGAGCGTGTCGGGGTCGAAATGGAACTGCGGCACATAGAACAGGCTCAGGCCCTTGGTGCCCGGTCCGGCGCCCTCGGGACGAGCGAGCACCAAATGGAAGATGTTCTCGGCAGTATCGCCGACATCGCCGCCGGAGATGAACCGCTTCACACCTTCGATGTGCCAGGTCCCGTCGGGTTGTGCGATGGCCTTGGCGCGGCCCGCGCCGACATCGGAGCCTGCGTCGGGCTCGGTCAACACCATGGTCGCCGCCCAGCCGCGTTCTAATCCCATTGCAGCCCAACGCTTCTGCTGATCGTTGCCCTCTTCGTACAGGGCGAGCGCCATCGCAGGACCCAGCGCCCACCAGAAGGCCCCGGATGGATTGGCGCACAGCAGCATCTCGTTGACTGCCCACACCAGTGCCCTCGGTGCTGGCACACCGCCGATCTCTTCGGGCAGGCCGATGCGCCACCACTCGGCGTCCTTGACGGCCTGCACCGACTTCGCCAATTCGCCGGGCACGCTGATGGTGTGGTGTTCGGGGTCGAAGATGGGCGGCTTGCGGTCGGCCGCGGCGAAGGATTCGGCCACCGGACCCTCTGCGAGCCGCGCGACCTCGTCGAGCATCGTGTGCACCGTGTCGGCGTCGAGATCGCCGTAGCCGCCAGCAGCGAGGACGTCGCCGAGGTTCAGCACCTCGAACAGGTTGAACTCGATGTCACGGACATTGGTGCGGTAGTGGCCCACGCTTTTCCCTTCGCATAGCAAACTGCGAAAAGTGTGGCGGACCAGGCAAAACGTACGCAACCGTAACCACGGCAACCTACGGTGACGGAACCGTAGGCTACGAGGTCACGCGGCTTGGTGTGACTGGCGTCACATACTGGGAAGCTCGGCGACTACGTCGGCACGGCCCGCATCAAAGCTGAGATATCCCTTGACGGGCAGACATTCAGGTGGCGGGTCCTCGTAACTCCACGCCACGTCGTCAACAACGGTGTCGCCGACGACGGCCGCCCAATACGTCGCGTAGCCCTTGTAGTTGCAATAGGTAATCGTGTCCGTTCGGCGCAACAAGTCGGTGCGGACAGCGGATGAATCGACGTACAGGCGAGGGTCCAATGCGGTTTCGAACACGATCATGGTGTCCGCGGTGTCGACGAGTGTGGTGCCTGCGACACCGACCCGCAGCCGGCGGTGAGTCGGTCGGCAGTCGACACGGTGATACGGATTCGGCGGGTAGTGGACGAGTTGCCGGCCTTCCTCGAGCCACGTGTCGACCGCATCCCACGGCACGCGGACATATCCGGGCGCGTGCTGTTCGGCCTCGCTGGGAAGATCGCGAATGTCATCTGCTGGGAACGCATAGCTCAGCGGATGATCGCGCCGATGTACCAGCAACGCCCGCTCGGTGTCGATGACCGTCTGCCCACTGCGGAGGGCCTGGATACGTCGCGGATGTGGCTCGACGAAGACGACCTCGTCGGGCAGGGGAGGAACGAACCAGCCTG from Mycobacterium sp. JS623 encodes:
- a CDS encoding LLM class flavin-dependent oxidoreductase — protein: MSKPEIGVYLPQTGFTYEQILHRAQRCDDLGIDSLWLYDHLYGPGAPDYPSMEAWTLATALLSRTKRIQVGHMVLCNQFRHPAVLAKMATTLDQISAGRLQLGIGSGSIEDEHQRVGLDWGTFRERSEKLGETLEILQQAFSNEVIDFTGKHFTVHDMPIKPGPVQQPRPPIVVGGVGEKYTLPLVARYADVWNIPTYALGELEHKVSVLRSICEQIDRDPSSIVLSIEAVMALAPDDAALPAVRRLAEKRFGVPAFGLKEGGLIGTPPAIVDRLHELTELGFGQIVLFTHDRGSDETLDLLASEVIAQL
- the mhpA gene encoding bifunctional 3-(3-hydroxy-phenyl)propionate/3-hydroxycinnamic acid hydroxylase MhpA, whose product is MTLESLPVVIVGAGPTGITAATLLADYGISCLILDRWESVYPQPRAVHLDDEIYRVVARLGVADEFAAISRPALGLRLLDHDLRLLAQFHRDPAESAHGFPQANMFDQPELESVLRANLKRRTAVELRGNVEVTDVTQLDPGRVRLTYTDRVTGDEHAVDAAYVLGCDGANSIVRRSIGAVMEDLRFEQRWLVADVVTDAELDQWDGVHQVCNPVRAATYMRIGPTRYRFEFRLLPGETADDFATLDALRCLIAPWVNDIPSDDLELMRVTEYTFRAQIADRWRDRNVFLLGDAAHLTPPFIGQGMGAGLRDAINLAWKLAGVLTGDLPADVLATYEVERKPHARTMIGLALGIGWAMTAGGQFGNALRRIIAPRLHLIPGLRKKIVNGTTPVLHRSALVHKARRPRQLAGTLCPNPILADGRRLDALFGNAFVLVTTTRPLAFESTLLEEHGAVVHVAEPGSELARWLRSGHATAAVLRPDRAVMCAGRNLRKLCTEIPKYSTAVQTTGAQKP
- a CDS encoding MaoC/PaaZ C-terminal domain-containing protein, coding for MSELVLAPARHGPFPGALAPEAIAAYAAATGDRTAAVLDGRAVPAVFPAILIFEPQEAARADVPEAVWQRIRGGVHGEHDIVIHRPLVPGERLDTSSWLSAVRTSRAGTQIVVQFEQVGADDAVAVEQWWTMVLLGLHGVADLGTMPADHRFPGDARARSLGTARQHIDEDVAHRYAEVSGDWAAHHFDIDVARAAGFDFVFTHGLCTMGITTHLLLDLLGVDDPASVRRVAVRFASPTPLDSHLTVNAFGIKDNSIAFEALANGTPTITHGRLELRP
- a CDS encoding DoxX family protein; the encoded protein is MHIAFIVLSVLLALEMAVTGAPKVFHLSVVRASAEHLGISVALHRMIGLAEVSAAVGFLLGITFPALSFVTAAAVCVLMCGAVGYHVKAKDNVAAVLPAVLTAAASVAVIALAAGAPGAAPLPNL
- a CDS encoding cytochrome P450 — its product is MRRKPAGIPVYTADIYSVDAIIDPYPHYQRMRDLGPVVWLAKQKVYALPRYTECKTVLRDDKTFLSGSGVGLNPVTNRLARGTTLNSDGTEHEQRRKRLAHRMLPRALRAISDSVDATAAAVVDAALNKSEIDGVNDLAAALPLAIVPDLIGWPRDQRDHLIEWGGATFDVLGPLNWQAIKAMPGALRMLSFARRVVRERNVIAGSMADELLIAADEGKLTHRECSPLMVDYLAPSIDTTMSAISNALYLFARHPEQWQLLKDEPELMPNAINEVVRYEPPLRAFARCVAQQTEIGGVTIPPGARVLVMYASANRDEREWDEPDVFDIRRDAGRQIGFGQGAHACAGQGLARLETTAVLRALIDRVDRIEVSGTPTWAINNIIHRHEHLPLKLIAA
- a CDS encoding AMP-binding protein codes for the protein MRVTDLLWPRYASPADLEEIESIPLAHRGLPESTYALLARAAALWPERIAVTVLPNATRWTEPTHRTFGELLTDVHKTANLLRDLGVQRHDAVAIISPNCGKLITATLAAQLAGIAAPINGALSGEHICELVTRAGAKVLIAAAPELDAASWDTAQQLADAGAVDTVLALHPTGGIRGAERYTGSAFLGEPPVSRDLAALFPTGGTTGAPKLAAHTHANEIADAWMIAANTLLDEDAVLFAGLPLFHVNALVVTLLAPLLRGQQGVWAGPLGYRDPALYTNFWNIVQQYRIAAMSAVPTVYAVLAQCPVDADIKSLRYALVGASALPAAVRKDFESHTGVPLLEGYGLTEATCASARSFPDHPRPGSVGQRLPYQHVKTVRIDDAGRWHDLPHCEVGNLAISGPTVFPGYVTARSDDSYVLDGLGKLNDGWLDTGDLAWVDAEGFVHLTGRAKDLIIRGGHNIDPAMIEDALLAHPDVTGAAAVGRPDVHAGEVPVAYVTVATGGSATEDELQTWASKQVAERAAAPKSVTIVDALPVTAVGKPYKLGLRADAAHTAISEALAETSGVHAVDAAVDDGSIVVTVTVDPGAATDAIAATLGRYALAWHIRERQ
- a CDS encoding LLM class F420-dependent oxidoreductase, which codes for MRFTFTHPMHSHPYNPELVTGSGIATVAAAAEAAGFDGFGFTDHPAPTQRWLESGGHDALDPFVAMGYAAARTTTLRLIPNIVVLPYRNPFVVAKASATLDLLSEGRFILGVGVGYLKREFTAVGVNFDERGQLFDEALEVIRGIWTTDDFSYEGTHFTASGITAHPRPVSQPHPPIWIGGNTAAARRRVTTHGDGWCPFPAPAMLAQTARTAEMSSETLGGGIDDLRRRLEAAGRDPSDIDISFTNSEGGSPGAEDFNADAYLSGLEKLAALGVTWLQVGLPGDSLAHVLETIERFGKSVIEAA